The Conexivisphaera calida genome includes a region encoding these proteins:
- the sucD gene encoding succinate--CoA ligase subunit alpha: protein MPILVNSRTEVIVQGITGKEGSFHTRAMLAYGTKVVAGVTPGKGGTKFEGVPVYDSMRDAAREHPAADTSVIFVPARFASDALYEAVEAGMRNVVVITEHIPLHDELRAVNFARANGVHVVGPNCPGVIAPSQKVKVGIIPASVAAPGKIGIVSRSGTLTYEIANQLSKAGLGVSTAVGIGGDPIIGMSFVEVLAMFRDDPETKGVVIIGEIGGSMEEDAAKFIGSGGLGKPAVAYVAGRTAPPGKRMGHAGAIISMGVGTAESKVKAFQAASVPVADRPSDVTELMKKALSRA, encoded by the coding sequence GATAACCGGCAAGGAGGGATCCTTCCACACGAGGGCGATGCTCGCCTACGGGACCAAGGTCGTGGCCGGCGTGACCCCCGGCAAGGGAGGCACGAAGTTCGAGGGGGTCCCGGTCTACGACTCGATGAGGGACGCGGCGAGGGAGCACCCGGCCGCCGACACGTCAGTGATATTCGTGCCCGCCCGCTTCGCCTCCGACGCGCTCTACGAGGCGGTGGAGGCCGGGATGAGGAACGTGGTCGTGATAACGGAGCACATACCGCTCCACGACGAGCTGCGCGCGGTGAACTTCGCCAGGGCGAACGGGGTCCACGTCGTGGGACCGAACTGCCCCGGAGTCATAGCCCCCAGCCAGAAGGTGAAGGTCGGGATAATACCCGCGTCCGTGGCGGCGCCCGGGAAGATAGGGATAGTCTCCAGGAGCGGGACGCTCACCTACGAGATAGCGAACCAGCTCTCGAAGGCCGGCCTCGGGGTCTCCACCGCGGTCGGGATAGGCGGCGATCCGATAATCGGGATGTCGTTCGTGGAGGTCCTGGCGATGTTCAGGGACGACCCGGAGACGAAGGGGGTGGTTATAATCGGCGAGATAGGCGGCAGCATGGAGGAGGACGCGGCGAAGTTCATAGGATCCGGGGGCCTCGGGAAGCCGGCCGTGGCGTACGTGGCCGGGAGGACCGCGCCGCCGGGGAAGAGGATGGGACACGCCGGGGCGATAATATCGATGGGAGTCGGCACTGCGGAGAGCAAGGTGAAGGCTTTCCAGGCCGCGTCCGTGCCGGTCGCGGACAGGCCGTCCGACGTCACGGAACTCATGAAGAAGGCGCTCTCCCGCGCCTGA
- a CDS encoding ABC transporter ATP-binding protein, giving the protein MFDGVSVETHKNELVSIVGPSGVGKSTLLRVLGMFIKPARGRVLLHGEEITEPTPKISLIHQSIATFPWMTALENVKLALVGRGLSKEEMDEMAERALEVVGLRGFENLYPKEMSGGMRQRVAIARALAADPYVLLMDEPFVHLDELTAERLRREIYSMIFNEQTTLESVVLVSHNLNEVVELADRIYVMRGSPAKIVGEIMVELERPRNQYDPMFSEYVNKVYSMLSIGE; this is encoded by the coding sequence ATATTCGACGGGGTGAGCGTCGAGACGCACAAGAACGAGCTCGTGTCCATAGTGGGCCCCTCGGGCGTCGGGAAGTCCACGCTCCTCAGGGTCCTGGGGATGTTCATAAAGCCGGCGAGGGGGCGCGTCCTCCTCCACGGCGAGGAGATAACCGAGCCAACGCCCAAGATATCGCTGATCCACCAGTCGATAGCCACCTTCCCGTGGATGACCGCCCTGGAGAACGTGAAGCTCGCGCTGGTGGGAAGGGGGCTCTCGAAGGAGGAGATGGACGAGATGGCGGAGCGCGCCCTGGAGGTCGTCGGGCTGAGGGGGTTCGAGAACCTGTACCCGAAGGAGATGAGCGGCGGCATGAGGCAGAGGGTCGCGATAGCCAGGGCGCTGGCCGCGGATCCGTACGTGCTGCTCATGGACGAGCCGTTCGTGCACCTCGACGAGCTGACGGCCGAGAGGCTCAGGCGCGAGATATACTCCATGATATTCAACGAGCAGACGACCCTGGAGTCCGTGGTGCTGGTGTCGCACAACCTGAACGAGGTCGTGGAGCTGGCCGACAGGATCTACGTGATGAGGGGATCCCCCGCGAAAATAGTGGGGGAGATAATGGTGGAGCTGGAGAGGCCCCGCAACCAGTACGATCCCATGTTCAGCGAGTACGTGAACAAGGTGTACTCGATGCTCTCCATAGGTGAGTGA